GGGATTTTGACGCAGACAATGATGATGACGCATAAAGCCTGCTAATGCTTGCTTACTTACTACGTTATCGGTGTGTTCGGGATTTCACTCTGTATATGAGGGAAAATAGAATACCTTTTTGAGGTGAGAACTGAGAACCTGGTTTGAGTTGGGGGTCAAATCTTGAGTTCAAAGATTTATTTTGTATTGCAAATTTGGGATGATGGAAACCATTGAAAGGGATTTCACCAAAAGGCAAAATTTGTGATTAGATTCCTTGTTTTGGGTGTTTAATCCCTTTTCATCTTGAATGCTTAGTTGACTTGATGGAATTCAACACCTGCAATTGTGTGTGTTTTGAGTTTTATTGGGCTCAGTTTTTTTGCATATTTTAGACTTTGGACTAACATGTAAATAACACAAAGTTTTTTGGATTTGGTTaagaaaaaaaccaaaaaaaattatcattGTTGAATTAAGTTGGAGTATGAAGAATTTCGAATTTCTAATTTCAAAACATAGCAAAGCAGATATTATTAATTCACACCTCATCAATACTGCTGCCTCTGAGTTTTGGGATCAACATCCATCCAATGTTTTAAGAAGTTGCCATAagagtaagactattgattttgTTGCTTTCTTACAAAATTAAGAGACTATTGATTTTATTGCTTTCTTACAAAATTAAGGATGGATTAAATCTTTTTTTTAAGTCCTAAATAGATTTTTCTTTTTAAGTCAACGGCGAAATTAGGGATTGATTCTCAATTAAATGCGttgatttttttttctgattttatTGGTACACCCCCCCATCTTGAGCTTTGACACGTGTAAAGAATACCAGTTTGACTTTTCTGATAttcttttttaattataaaacattTTCTATGAAATGTTTTTCAAATGTTATATATATCTGATtacatttacattcaaaattaaaatcaagatattaaatttattataaaattaaaataaattaataaatcccAATTATTCACATAAACAGATTAAAAAGTCATTTCTACTGCTTTTTTTTTATATCTCTTAgcgtgaaataataataataataataataataataataataataataataaaacgtaTCCCCGAAGACAACAAAAACTCGACACAACTGAAAAGAAAATACAGCCTCTCCGAATGTTAAAAAAGACAAAACCCAGACTCCCCGTCTCTGTAATCTGTGTACCGAACCACACAATCTTCCCGATCTGATTGGCCCCCCCACCGATCATATTAACGATTCTGCCATTGCAGCCATCCATCTTCACTAAAATGGTATCCATTTTAATTCCCTGCTGAGATATTCAGAGAGGATGTCCCAAGCTCACGTCTCTTACAGGTAATACCCCTTTCATATCCTTTTCCTCCCAATGCTTTTGTTTACACCTCATCTGGGTTTTATTAGTGTTTAGTTATTTAGGGGGACGATGCATGTTTTTGGACAAGATTATGGTTGTTTTATTAGTGCCAGATTATTCATTAATTGCCGATTATTTGCCCTCCTAAGTTGTAATGAAGATAGCTGAATCTCATCATGTAGGTTTAGTTTCTTGTCTTGTAATGATATGATTGAAAGATCTTGTGATCTTGTTCATCATCATTTGGTCGATAATAGACCCCTTGCTCCATCGTTTTTGGCAATGCTTTGTAGTGTAATGTCTTATTTCTTGATGATACATGCAGCTGTGGATCTTGTGGTTACCCTTTGAACTTGACCTCTTCCAATCGAATCGCCACCAGCATAGGCTCTGAATATCGCAAATCCGTAGAGAAAGGTCTTATCTCCTTTCTATCTGTTGATCTTAGTCGATTCACACAAGTCGACGAGGTACATTGCTTTCCTGTCAGTTGGGGCCGTCATCGATCAAAAACTAAACTACTTTGCCGTAAATGTGGGGTTCATGTAGGGTATGGGTATGGAGATGCGCCTGCCCTTTGTGGTTTTGACTCTCCCGACTCATCTAGTGCTGCTTTTAGGAAGTTTACAATAAAGATCCGAGCTCTACAGCCTTCAGACGAGTGCTAACAAGGTTGACATGGGAGATTCTTTGATGGACGGTGTTACTTCGATCATGCTCCTACCTGATGATTGCCTctgttttattttcaattttcttGACTGTAGGACTGACCGTGAATCATTTGGCCTAACTTGCCACCGCTGGCTTAATATTCAAAACTTGAATCGTCGGTCCTTGCAATTTCCATGTTCTTTCGGCATTGTTGGCCCTTCCTCGTTATCTCAGAGCTGTACCGATATCAACTCATTCCATCTTTACAGGATTCTTGCCCGTTTTCAGCAATTAGAGTATTTATCCCTTTCCGGTTGCGTAGAGATACTGGATTCGGCCCTAAGCTACTTGAAACCCTATGGTTCGAAATTGCAAACCCTATGTCTGGACTGTTGTTTTAAAATCAGCGATTACGGGATTTCCCTAGTTGGTGATGGTTGTCCCTTCTTGACTACTATTAGTCTTTACCGATGCAGCATTACTGATGCCGGGCTAGAAGCTTTAGCTAATGCTTGCTTGGCTTTGAGGCATGTGAATCTTGCTTATTGCCCATGTATTTCGGACTCTGGGTTGAGAGCTCTTTCTCAAGGATGCCGTGAACTTCAAGCAGTTAAGATATCAAATTGCCGGGGAGTAAGTGGTGTTGGCTTAAGAGGCTGTTCATCAACTCTGGTCTACATCGATGCTGAATGTTGTAATCTTGAACCCGAAGGAATAATGTCCATTGTTAGTGGAGGTGGGCTTAAGTTTTTGAACATCGCCAGTTTAAGTTGCTCAAACTTCAGAAATGGATTGGAAGCAATAGGGAATGGATTTGCAGCAAGGCTTAAAATCCTTAATCTTCGAACGTGTAGAAGCGTTACTGATGCTTCTATTGTTGCAATCGCAAAAGGATGTCCTCAACTTCAGGAGTGGAACCTGGCATTGTGTCACGAGGTTAGGGTTCTAGGCTGGGCTTCCATCGGATCAAACTGCCATAATTTAAAGAAACTCCACGTGAATCGCTGCCGAAACTTATGTCATCAAGGTTTGCAGGCTCTAAGAGATGGCTGCAAAGAGCTCTCCGTTTTGTACATGAGCCGGAATAGCAGGATATCAGATATAGCATTGGAGTTGTTTAAATTGTATAGATGCAACGTTGAGATCAAGGCTGAAGAAGTAATGTCTATAGGGCCTAATTGGGACGGCATAGATTATGATGAGTCAACTTGAGTCACCTTTCATACAGCATGAGACCTCTTAggtttactttttaattttattggaATTGCATTCAGTTTTAAGACAAGGTCATTAAAAGGCGCCTTACTACCTCACTTGTGTTTGGTTTATAACATACTGCCacacttttggttttcttttgttTGTAATCTTCAATCATTCTGGTTTTTTGGAAGAGCGCTTGCTAATTCTAGATTGTGTTAGT
This is a stretch of genomic DNA from Gossypium arboreum isolate Shixiya-1 chromosome 11, ASM2569848v2, whole genome shotgun sequence. It encodes these proteins:
- the LOC108471619 gene encoding uncharacterized protein At4g08330, chloroplastic-like, which encodes MSQAHVSYSCGSCGYPLNLTSSNRIATSIGSEYRKSVEKGLISFLSVDLSRFTQVDEVHCFPVSWGRHRSKTKLLCRKCGVHVGYGYGDAPALCGFDSPDSSSAAFRKFTIKIRALQPSDEC
- the LOC108473740 gene encoding F-box/LRR-repeat protein 12; this encodes MGDSLMDGVTSIMLLPDDCLCFIFNFLDCRTDRESFGLTCHRWLNIQNLNRRSLQFPCSFGIVGPSSLSQSCTDINSFHLYRILARFQQLEYLSLSGCVEILDSALSYLKPYGSKLQTLCLDCCFKISDYGISLVGDGCPFLTTISLYRCSITDAGLEALANACLALRHVNLAYCPCISDSGLRALSQGCRELQAVKISNCRGVSGVGLRGCSSTLVYIDAECCNLEPEGIMSIVSGGGLKFLNIASLSCSNFRNGLEAIGNGFAARLKILNLRTCRSVTDASIVAIAKGCPQLQEWNLALCHEVRVLGWASIGSNCHNLKKLHVNRCRNLCHQGLQALRDGCKELSVLYMSRNSRISDIALELFKLYRCNVEIKAEEVMSIGPNWDGIDYDEST